The window gAGCATTAGTATTAATGGGGTTATTTATTATCTGTGGCTTTTCTGTGTACATTTTCTCCAGGGCTTGCACCGGGGAGCATAAAGGGGAAAAATGGCAGCAGtgtggtgtttgtgtgcaggTATGGGGGTGACACGTTGGTGCAGGCTGGGCGTGGCCATCCTGCTGCTGGTGTCGCAGATCATCATCAGCCAGCTGTGCAGGTCCTTCATCATGCTGGTGGACGCCTTCCACACGCTCTTCATCCTCATGCACGTGGCTCTTCCACGCCCGCAACCGAGGCCCTGCGATCCCCCCGGCGCTCCGCGGCCCCTCGCAGCATCTTCAGCGTCGACCTCTCATGGCCTCCGCTCATGTGCTTCCCCTCCTGGGCCTGCGGTGTGTCTCATGTCCCATACTGACAAAAGGACTGGGCCTGTGGGGGCCTTCATCTCAGCTCTGCTGCTGGCCTCCCTTTGTGTCGCCTGCTTGATGGATGTCATCAGCTTCCCCCTGGACACCCACCCTGTGGAGAGGCCCTCGCTGCTGGTGGCGGTGGGCGTGGTCAGTCTGTTGCACAACGTGACGGCGCTCTGGCTGACCTGGAAGCAGCAGCAGGGGGGCCAGCCTGAGCCTGAATGTTACATTGAAGTCAACCACAAAGGTAACATTCTCACACGGTGTCAGCTACACTCTAGGGGCAAAAGTATTGGGTCACTGCTCAGTCCACTGGTCGGATGTGTTGGGATTTGGGATCGCATGCAAATTTGCTGTGTTTGTAACAACACATGACATCTCCAAATGGTGTCTCTTTCTTccatttttatgaagttaagacatttttttcccttgtagATCATTCAAGCAAACTTTCCAAAGATACAGAAGTAGAATATCTTAAAAACGTTTACATCTTCAGCTATaaatctaaaaacaaaaaaacattctgaCTATATGGAAGTACgtgctttttgtcattaaaaaaaacaaaggaaactTTGGCGGTACATGTTTTGTTATCAGCAAAAAGTACTGCGCGTATGAAAAAAACAGAACGCTCAACGCTTGGGCACACACGGATTTTGTTGGgtcaagaaaacacattttaaaaagaactgttttcatttaaaacaaTGCGGATTCAACCTGCTTTTCACGAAACTAGACAGCGTCGCACCTTATGTCAGCATCTTCCACCCAGGAGATGCTCTTTGAAGAACGTGTGTGCCTGCCTTGTATGTTCAGGTGTGACGAAGCATGTTTACATTCCGACGCTCCACTCCCACAGCCTTGGCTCAGGAGGACTCCAAAGACAAGGCCGAGCCACGTGAAGACAGCAGAGCTCAGCCTGCGTTGGAGCGCTGCAACGGGGAGCTAGTCGTCTGTAACCCGGCAACCTCCAGCGTGCCAGATGGAGGGACGCATCTCCAGGATGGAGcggaggaggagaaagaggcGGCGACGTCCCGCAAACTGGAGAGTCTGTCTGCAGatgcaaaaaaagacaatggaTGTCTCGGTAACATACTGTTCTCTGATGGATTCATGAAACGAATAACGGATCACTGATGATGGTGACAAATGAATACAAGCAAGCGAGTCAAAATGGGAGTGCACTACTCGGACACAACCaccagaggcgctgttgattcagtctgaaCTTCTTTGAAATTGAACGGCACCAGAcaacaataatattaattaaaatacatacaatacaattacagtagttaaacaAGAAAGCTTCCCCATTAATCAAAGTATTCAAACACCCGCCCCTAATAGTGACCGGTTACCATGCAggtatgccccctagtggttgTGAGGAGTATAGGGCTGATTCCTGTGCTTCCTAATTAGATGTTTTGAATACATTAACAGCTCAGTAAGTATTTGaacttttaacattagagccctctaggcataaaataacacccctatagtcactcttACGCTGTTATGGCCCAACATAGCAGACATGATGAGTAAGTGAGCCACATCGACTCTATATATGACTCATGCTAGTGCACGTTGCTATAAATGCGGTCCCTACGGAAGCCAAGTGGCATGCGAACAGAGAGctttttagggattattgtgcctgttgtaaaataattcaaaccagaaataaatcaagtctggtgcttgtgtgtctcactgaacactgCGGTagcatgactgacacctagtgaccagtgtatacTACATATCGTTCACAGCGTCGTTGAATACGTCTTCtgcatgccttatatttgcattttagttcatttttatgcttgaaaatgatcaaTTGAGCTACAAAATACCTAACATTTGCTCCAATGTGCATTTTCTTGATAATAGGCagtaatcaaccacaaaacagcatgacttactAATATAATAAACCATGATAGAGGCCACATAAGTGGTGAGGGACTGCTGTATTATTCTCAATCGTAGTTTTTTTCACATTACAGATAACTCTTGTGCAGTTGGCACACCATTACGTGTCCCCGGCAGCAGACGGCCTCTCTGTCCATCTTTGTGGGTCTGCCTCGTGCAGGGTCTGTCCACTCCAGCCCTGGTTCTGATCACCAGCCTGGTGTTGCTCCTGGCGGGCCCCATGGACCTCCTGGTCTACTTGGATCCAGGCCTCGCCAGCTTGGCTGTCACGATACTGGTGGCCAGAGTTGCACCACAGGTACCATCGAGTCTTTCTACCTCCTTTGTGGGGACTCGTTCTTATGTCTGCCCTCCTCAGATGCGCAGGTATGGACTGATGCTGATGCAGGCCACGCCTCCACACGTGTGCGTGTCTGATGTCAGGCTGCAGATCGGGAGTGTGCCAGGAGTTGAAGCGGTGCACGAGCTCCACATTTGGGAGCTGGCCGATTCCGTCGTCGTGGCATCGGTCCATGTGCACTGTCACGCGGCCTTTGCGGCACACAGGTGAGCTTTGACGTTTGCCATGGCGCACCTGGTGGGGGTTAGCTGGGAATAGGCACAGAAATAaggcataaaaacacaaagaggaTGACGCTGTAGGTTCATTCATGGTGTGTTGGCTTGTCCACCATGTCCCTCAGGTTTGATTCCCCTGACAAGCACAGGCATCGCTGAGGTGCCCCTCAGCAAGGCACCTAACTGTGATGGGTTAAATACAGAGGTCAAATTCTGTGGCATAGAGGTTTATGAGAAATGATCATGTCCATGAAAAGCATGCATCTACATGTTGCCTGGTCCCCCCACGCCCCCCACCCCTTTTAATCAGAAAAgcagatttttttcagaaacaaaATTCCAAattaacattttccaaaaaat is drawn from Dunckerocampus dactyliophorus isolate RoL2022-P2 chromosome 12, RoL_Ddac_1.1, whole genome shotgun sequence and contains these coding sequences:
- the LOC129191318 gene encoding proton-coupled zinc antiporter SLC30A1 isoform X1, translated to MAAVWCLCAGMGVTRWCRLGVAILLLVSQIIISQLCRSFIMLVDAFHTLFILMHVALPRPQPRPCDPPGAPRPLAASSASTSHGLRSCASPPGPAVCLMSHTDKRTGPVGAFISALLLASLCVACLMDVISFPLDTHPVERPSLLVAVGVVSLLHNVTALWLTWKQQQGGQPEPECYIEVNHKALAQEDSKDKAEPREDSRAQPALERCNGELVVCNPATSSVPDGGTHLQDGAEEEKEAATSRKLESLSADAKKDNGCLDNSCAVGTPLRVPGSRRPLCPSLWVCLVQGLSTPALVLITSLVLLLAGPMDLLVYLDPGLASLAVTILVARVAPQMRRYGLMLMQATPPHVCVSDVRLQIGSVPGVEAVHELHIWELADSVVVASVHVHCHAAFAAHRCADLMSGVTKVLQSVGVTCCTVQPEFAPTAILKGQPCSPPALACSMSCGKVCAGHMCCPLPEVQDCTGLVAPPTEDQ
- the LOC129191318 gene encoding proton-coupled zinc antiporter SLC30A1 isoform X2, yielding MGVTRWCRLGVAILLLVSQIIISQLCRSFIMLVDAFHTLFILMHVALPRPQPRPCDPPGAPRPLAASSASTSHGLRSCASPPGPAVCLMSHTDKRTGPVGAFISALLLASLCVACLMDVISFPLDTHPVERPSLLVAVGVVSLLHNVTALWLTWKQQQGGQPEPECYIEVNHKALAQEDSKDKAEPREDSRAQPALERCNGELVVCNPATSSVPDGGTHLQDGAEEEKEAATSRKLESLSADAKKDNGCLDNSCAVGTPLRVPGSRRPLCPSLWVCLVQGLSTPALVLITSLVLLLAGPMDLLVYLDPGLASLAVTILVARVAPQMRRYGLMLMQATPPHVCVSDVRLQIGSVPGVEAVHELHIWELADSVVVASVHVHCHAAFAAHRCADLMSGVTKVLQSVGVTCCTVQPEFAPTAILKGQPCSPPALACSMSCGKVCAGHMCCPLPEVQDCTGLVAPPTEDQ